A single window of Vibrio sp. HB236076 DNA harbors:
- a CDS encoding HD domain-containing phosphohydrolase, which produces MLKRFWNVKLSIRLTVTTLFLLVTSFSIIISLSLQYYFGQENAKQSAITLFNNSAQSANDWLDDFDHRNRTLVDLIAQFPEVRRIHLDSHDDDNRNDEHEVSQLLAKMMEKNAHIYSLYVGYGNGDLFQMVNLEHDPTLRTRYQVSEKTRWLVVCIFEHHGQRIRENAFLDADFNLLSHDEQPSSYRATLRPWYQGAYKTDQIIKTKPYLFYDLQLNGMTYAKRIEGSRNVVGMDISISALSGYLDKHNQFNNEVALIFNQQGQISANSLKRTKRQSTYPTQPLTLSAEQVQDIEALGTINVSNHLDWQPLDYQVSGLPNGYAVDMFKRLASKLTLPIKFNNGHDSKAKRWIERSSGIDVSTQVSQVGNRWQSKPYVWLDVGVYRKGRQQYQTLSSLNGQKIAVANVLRSTEWARQQWPNSDIVEVSSGQDAYRVLEKGQADVVIDIVAVMEHQIHSRSQASVYRQTQLTALPKVGLSFYVQRNKQALIPYLNLAIDALSQREKEAMAERWLNWQEPNSTIKQRIMAGHLPFDSLLERAKSLKAHQYTLYQVNERDGTYSIYIENQGRTSEQEYLAFIVPSDDLFADEMEKVYTSLAITFAVLLVLIPMVSYSTRYIARPVKALAKQSRNIQMRKFDQVRPVNTRISEIRELSESTLEMCAAIQEHESNQQALLDSFIKLIAQAIDEKSPYTGGHCKRVPILAMMLAEKASDDHYPAFETFSFEDEKVKREFEIAAWLHDCGKVTTPEHIVDKGTKLEAITNRIHLVRMRFEVMLRDAKLSYYQALDQGVDSEVAKVNLARREQKLQEDFAFIAQCNIGSEGMSGEDIQRLNMIGQQTWVRYFDDRLGLSPLEVQRLASFPQATLPCVEPLLADKPEHLFTWSTHPSERVDKEIKMPIPEYQANLGELYNLCIERGTLTEEDRYRINEHIVSTINMLEALPLPAELQRVPEIAGGHHETLIGTGYPKQLTKESLSIETRILAVADVFEALTAADRPYKKAKTLSEAVQILSFMVKSKQLDEDVFSLMLREDIHLAYAKRFLSPEQIDDVDKWLYL; this is translated from the coding sequence ATGCTTAAACGGTTTTGGAATGTGAAGCTCAGCATTCGCTTAACAGTTACCACGCTTTTTCTTTTGGTGACCAGCTTTTCCATCATCATCTCTCTCTCGCTGCAATATTATTTCGGGCAAGAAAATGCCAAGCAGTCAGCGATCACCTTGTTTAACAATAGCGCTCAATCTGCCAACGATTGGCTCGATGATTTTGATCATCGCAACCGAACCTTGGTTGATCTGATTGCACAGTTTCCCGAAGTGCGACGTATTCACCTCGATAGCCATGATGATGACAATCGCAATGATGAGCACGAGGTCAGTCAGTTACTGGCGAAAATGATGGAAAAAAATGCCCACATCTACAGTCTGTACGTGGGTTACGGTAATGGCGATTTATTTCAAATGGTCAACTTGGAACACGACCCGACGTTGAGGACGCGTTATCAAGTGAGTGAAAAGACGCGTTGGTTAGTCGTTTGTATCTTTGAACACCATGGGCAGCGGATCAGAGAAAATGCGTTTTTAGATGCGGACTTTAATTTGCTTTCGCACGATGAACAGCCAAGCTCTTATCGTGCGACGCTTCGTCCTTGGTATCAAGGCGCCTACAAAACCGACCAGATAATTAAAACCAAACCTTACTTATTTTACGACTTACAGCTGAATGGGATGACTTATGCCAAGCGCATTGAGGGCAGTCGCAATGTCGTTGGTATGGATATTTCCATCAGTGCGCTATCGGGCTACCTCGACAAACACAATCAATTTAACAATGAAGTCGCTTTAATTTTCAATCAACAAGGTCAGATCAGTGCAAACTCATTAAAACGCACGAAAAGACAAAGTACTTATCCCACACAGCCCTTAACCTTGAGTGCAGAGCAAGTCCAAGACATAGAGGCGCTAGGAACCATCAATGTTTCTAATCACCTCGACTGGCAGCCGCTGGATTACCAAGTGAGTGGGCTGCCAAATGGTTATGCGGTGGATATGTTTAAGCGCTTGGCCAGTAAATTGACCTTGCCGATCAAATTTAATAATGGGCATGACTCAAAAGCTAAACGGTGGATTGAACGTTCATCGGGTATTGATGTGAGTACCCAAGTGTCCCAAGTGGGGAATCGTTGGCAAAGTAAGCCTTATGTTTGGCTTGATGTCGGGGTGTATCGCAAAGGTAGGCAGCAATACCAGACGCTTTCATCCCTTAATGGACAAAAGATTGCCGTCGCCAATGTACTGCGCTCCACTGAGTGGGCTCGACAGCAATGGCCGAACTCCGACATTGTTGAGGTATCGTCGGGGCAGGATGCTTACCGCGTGCTAGAAAAAGGTCAAGCTGATGTGGTGATTGATATTGTTGCTGTGATGGAGCATCAGATCCACAGCCGTTCACAAGCGAGTGTGTATCGGCAAACACAGTTGACCGCATTGCCAAAAGTTGGGTTGTCATTTTATGTCCAACGTAACAAGCAAGCCTTAATTCCTTACCTAAACCTGGCCATTGACGCTTTGTCTCAGCGGGAAAAGGAGGCAATGGCAGAGCGTTGGCTCAATTGGCAAGAACCCAATTCCACGATTAAACAGCGTATCATGGCTGGTCACTTGCCATTTGATTCATTACTGGAGAGGGCAAAATCGCTTAAAGCCCATCAATATACACTCTATCAAGTGAATGAGAGGGATGGCACTTACAGCATCTATATCGAAAACCAAGGTCGCACAAGTGAGCAAGAGTATTTGGCTTTTATCGTCCCGTCAGATGACTTGTTTGCCGATGAAATGGAAAAAGTGTACACCTCTTTAGCAATCACGTTTGCGGTGCTGTTGGTGTTGATTCCCATGGTTTCTTATAGCACTCGTTATATTGCCAGGCCCGTGAAAGCATTAGCAAAGCAAAGCCGCAATATTCAAATGCGTAAATTTGATCAAGTGAGGCCGGTTAACACTCGCATTAGTGAAATACGTGAATTATCGGAATCCACTCTGGAGATGTGTGCTGCTATCCAAGAGCATGAGTCGAATCAACAAGCGCTATTGGATTCTTTTATTAAGCTCATCGCTCAAGCCATTGATGAAAAATCGCCTTACACCGGAGGTCATTGCAAACGCGTCCCCATTTTAGCGATGATGCTGGCCGAAAAAGCAAGTGACGATCACTATCCAGCGTTTGAAACATTTAGTTTTGAAGATGAGAAGGTAAAACGCGAGTTTGAAATTGCAGCTTGGCTACACGATTGCGGTAAGGTCACTACGCCGGAGCACATCGTTGATAAAGGGACGAAACTCGAGGCGATTACCAATCGTATTCATTTGGTTCGCATGCGTTTTGAAGTCATGTTACGCGATGCCAAGTTAAGCTATTACCAAGCGCTTGACCAAGGGGTAGATAGCGAAGTCGCCAAAGTCAACCTCGCCCGCCGAGAGCAAAAACTGCAAGAGGACTTTGCCTTTATCGCGCAGTGCAATATCGGCTCGGAAGGCATGTCGGGCGAAGATATTCAACGTCTCAACATGATAGGTCAACAAACTTGGGTGCGCTATTTTGACGACCGTTTGGGTTTATCGCCGTTAGAAGTACAGCGATTAGCGTCTTTTCCGCAAGCGACTTTACCTTGTGTGGAACCGCTTCTAGCCGATAAACCTGAGCATCTTTTTACCTGGTCAACTCATCCAAGCGAAAGAGTAGATAAAGAAATAAAAATGCCCATTCCCGAGTATCAAGCCAATTTGGGAGAGTTGTATAATTTGTGCATTGAACGAGGGACCCTAACCGAAGAAGATCGATATCGCATCAATGAGCATATTGTTTCAACCATTAACATGCTCGAAGCGCTGCCTTTACCTGCGGAGCTGCAACGCGTTCCAGAAATAGCCGGCGGTCATCATGAAACCTTGATCGGGACGGGATACCCAAAACAATTGACCAAGGAGTCATTGTCGATTGAAACACGGATCTTGGCGGTGGCTGATGTTTTTGAAGCCTTAACCGCCGCCGATCGCCCGTACAAAAAAGCCAAAACCTTAAGTGAAGCGGTACAAATATTGAGTTTTATGGTCAAGAGTAAGCAGTTAGACGAGGATGTGTTTTCCTTGATGTTACGCGAAGATATTCATTTGGCTTATGCCAAGCGATTTTTATCTCCAGAGCAAATTGATGACGTCGATAAGTGGCTTTATCTGTAG
- a CDS encoding diguanylate cyclase yields the protein MNANQHQLINQIMTTEVIDSGLLTQSAELIVGSLLSGLNIHRAGLWLYNSERREDLAATLVIDQHHNLRDTSTVLKRLNFPNYFDALDKEVVIVANDTFSDPITSEFTVGYLDVLNITSMLDAPIRINGKTVGVVCCENIGPIKTWTNDEILFATLLADQFGRALAAHEKILQYQELENTSKALSRQTAHLKALHHSLDHFSLIANFDDHGTITEINGNYLALSKFDKPQLIGASFSIFEPELIDCPSLTPMWETLHQDKIWQGIMKQKDKEKQTFWLNATVSPVKNHYGKTEGYIGFFHDITHEIEMENQLYQAEKMAQMGSFSYDFHHQEWRVSQNFHNIFQHDAHLSFNWDSLNQTLSHANLHTLHQHFDQLAGQQPGSKSQCILQQQDHWFQFIFQRHKQSIIGSCQDITQQTLQQLTLDNIILLQNTIFDSANATIIATNQEGVITHFNKTAESLLQYKADDVINQKTPCQFHLTHEIRQNAHSPLPNDFFNLVEKADMEGAEEKEYHYLTKNGQTIPMSLSITAIKNDAHQLLGYLFIGRDLRAQKAVERDSERLRSIMETAGDIAAFSGFSYEVKSGALHLTHDGFKQLITQRSGQQTITVDDALPCLQVSERSKVLNALEKAVHQHTNFDVKVSVRQPNPHQVQWLRIVGRTRAEDQKVSSIIGFIQDISKQSQLESKLSKQAYTDELTQLANRRWLIDYLNETWQHHFVKQTHPSIILMDIDHFKKVNDRWGHDAGDQALKHLANTITPYLPEHCLFGRFGGEEFMIVLNHCGESDATKLAERIRQAIEQKNVIYNAPLQHDPIAIPLTLSLGISSLENKTIQTLKEWLNTADEALYKAKASGRNQVIVYQKQHSSLNKRYGN from the coding sequence ATGAATGCAAACCAACATCAACTGATAAACCAGATCATGACCACTGAGGTCATCGACAGCGGATTGTTAACGCAATCAGCAGAACTTATCGTCGGTAGCTTACTATCGGGGCTAAATATACATCGAGCCGGCCTTTGGCTCTATAACAGCGAACGACGAGAGGACTTAGCGGCGACCCTAGTTATCGACCAACATCACAACCTCCGCGATACCAGTACCGTGTTAAAACGCCTGAATTTTCCAAATTACTTTGATGCTCTCGACAAAGAAGTTGTTATTGTTGCCAACGACACCTTTAGCGACCCGATAACCAGCGAGTTCACCGTCGGCTACTTAGACGTGTTAAACATCACCTCAATGCTTGATGCCCCGATCCGCATCAATGGTAAGACCGTCGGTGTCGTGTGCTGTGAAAACATTGGCCCAATAAAAACCTGGACGAATGATGAGATATTATTTGCCACATTGCTCGCAGATCAGTTTGGACGTGCTCTAGCGGCACATGAAAAAATACTTCAATACCAGGAACTTGAAAATACATCCAAAGCATTAAGCCGACAAACTGCCCACCTTAAAGCCCTGCACCACAGTCTGGATCACTTCAGTTTGATCGCTAACTTTGATGACCATGGCACGATTACAGAGATCAACGGCAACTACTTGGCCCTGTCTAAATTTGACAAACCACAGCTGATCGGCGCCTCGTTCTCAATTTTTGAGCCAGAACTCATCGACTGTCCTTCTTTAACACCGATGTGGGAAACCTTGCATCAAGATAAGATCTGGCAAGGCATCATGAAACAAAAAGACAAAGAAAAACAAACTTTTTGGCTCAATGCGACGGTCTCACCGGTTAAGAATCATTATGGAAAAACAGAGGGTTACATTGGTTTTTTCCACGACATTACCCATGAAATAGAAATGGAGAACCAACTGTATCAAGCCGAAAAAATGGCGCAAATGGGCAGCTTCAGTTACGACTTCCATCATCAAGAATGGCGAGTATCGCAAAATTTTCACAATATTTTCCAACACGATGCGCATTTGTCATTTAACTGGGATTCATTAAACCAGACTTTATCCCATGCCAACTTACACACCTTACACCAACACTTTGATCAACTGGCCGGTCAACAACCCGGTTCAAAAAGCCAATGCATATTGCAACAACAAGATCATTGGTTTCAATTTATTTTTCAGCGTCACAAACAGTCGATTATCGGTAGTTGTCAGGACATTACCCAGCAAACGCTGCAACAGTTAACGCTAGACAATATTATTTTGCTGCAAAATACGATATTTGATTCGGCCAACGCCACCATTATTGCCACGAACCAAGAAGGGGTAATCACCCACTTTAATAAAACAGCCGAAAGTCTCTTGCAATATAAAGCCGATGACGTCATCAATCAAAAGACGCCTTGCCAATTTCACCTAACACATGAAATTCGCCAAAATGCTCATTCCCCCCTGCCAAATGACTTCTTTAATCTCGTCGAAAAGGCCGATATGGAGGGGGCTGAAGAAAAGGAATATCACTACCTCACCAAAAATGGACAAACGATTCCCATGTCTTTGTCTATCACTGCGATTAAAAATGATGCACATCAATTGCTTGGCTATCTTTTCATTGGTCGAGATCTCAGAGCACAAAAAGCCGTGGAGCGCGATTCCGAGAGGTTGCGCTCCATTATGGAAACCGCCGGTGATATTGCCGCCTTTTCTGGGTTTTCCTATGAGGTCAAAAGCGGCGCTTTACACCTCACCCACGATGGCTTTAAGCAACTCATCACCCAGCGAAGCGGTCAACAAACAATCACAGTTGATGACGCACTGCCCTGTTTACAGGTAAGCGAAAGAAGCAAAGTACTCAATGCCTTAGAGAAGGCGGTCCATCAGCATACGAACTTTGATGTCAAAGTTTCTGTACGACAGCCTAACCCACACCAGGTTCAATGGCTGAGAATTGTCGGGCGCACCAGAGCTGAGGATCAAAAAGTCTCGTCAATTATTGGTTTTATTCAAGACATCAGCAAACAAAGCCAACTGGAATCAAAACTCTCCAAACAAGCCTACACCGATGAACTCACGCAACTGGCCAATCGACGCTGGCTTATTGATTACTTAAACGAGACTTGGCAGCATCATTTTGTAAAACAAACTCATCCCTCTATCATCTTGATGGATATTGACCACTTTAAAAAAGTAAACGACCGATGGGGACACGATGCCGGTGATCAAGCACTTAAGCATCTTGCCAACACCATTACCCCTTACCTACCTGAACACTGTCTCTTTGGTCGTTTTGGTGGCGAAGAGTTTATGATCGTACTAAATCACTGTGGTGAAAGCGATGCGACCAAGTTAGCAGAACGCATTCGACAAGCCATAGAACAGAAGAATGTTATTTACAATGCGCCGTTGCAACATGATCCCATTGCGATTCCACTCACCCTCAGCCTAGGGATCAGTAGCTTAGAGAACAAAACCATTCAAACACTCAAAGAGTGGTTGAACACCGCCGATGAAGCCCTGTACAAGGCCAAAGCGTCGGGGAGAAATCAAGTCATTGTTTATCAAAAACAACACTCCTCACTCAATAAACGCTATGGCAATTAA
- the dusA gene encoding tRNA dihydrouridine(20/20a) synthase DusA yields the protein MSNPDKTSTYPMQRFSVAPMLDWTDRHCRYFHRLLSQEALLYTEMVTTGAIIHGKHDFLLYSEEEQPVALQLGGSNPQELAHCAKLAEQRGYNEINLNVGCPSDRVQNGRFGACLMAEPQLVAECVDAMKQVVDIPVTVKTRIGIDEQDSYQFLTDFVGMVSEKGGCEQFTIHARKAWLSGLSPKENRDIPPLDYPRVYQLKRDFPHLTMAINGGIKSLAEAKAHLEHLDGVMIGREAYQSPYLLSDVDQVLFGSEKPVVKRSEAVLAMFPYIEEQLSKGSYLNHITRHMLGIFQSMPGARQWRRHISENAHKPGAGLEVLEDALAKIPSELGV from the coding sequence GTGTCTAATCCAGATAAAACAAGCACCTATCCTATGCAGCGCTTCTCTGTTGCACCCATGCTCGATTGGACGGATCGACACTGCCGTTACTTTCATCGCTTACTGAGCCAAGAGGCACTACTGTATACAGAAATGGTAACCACTGGTGCCATTATCCATGGTAAACACGACTTTTTGCTTTACAGTGAAGAAGAACAACCGGTCGCCTTACAGCTCGGCGGCTCAAATCCTCAAGAACTCGCTCACTGCGCCAAACTCGCTGAGCAACGCGGTTACAACGAAATTAACCTCAATGTGGGTTGCCCATCGGATCGGGTTCAAAATGGTCGTTTTGGCGCTTGTCTGATGGCAGAGCCTCAGCTTGTGGCAGAGTGTGTTGATGCCATGAAGCAAGTCGTTGATATTCCGGTTACGGTAAAAACACGTATCGGTATTGATGAACAAGACTCCTATCAATTCCTAACCGATTTTGTCGGCATGGTCTCTGAAAAAGGCGGTTGTGAGCAATTTACTATCCATGCGCGAAAAGCATGGTTAAGTGGCCTTAGCCCGAAAGAAAATCGCGATATTCCACCACTCGACTACCCAAGAGTGTACCAATTAAAACGCGACTTTCCCCATTTGACGATGGCCATCAATGGGGGGATTAAATCACTTGCAGAAGCCAAAGCGCATCTAGAACACTTAGATGGCGTCATGATTGGCCGAGAGGCTTACCAATCGCCCTATTTACTGAGTGACGTTGACCAAGTGTTGTTTGGCAGTGAAAAGCCAGTTGTGAAGCGCTCTGAGGCAGTCTTAGCCATGTTCCCGTATATAGAAGAGCAATTGAGCAAAGGCAGTTATTTAAATCACATCACGCGTCATATGCTGGGTATTTTCCAAAGTATGCCGGGAGCTCGCCAATGGCGCCGACACATTAGCGAAAATGCTCACAAGCCTGGTGCCGGTCTTGAAGTGTTAGAAGACGCTTTAGCTAAAATTCCCAGCGAATTAGGTGTATAG
- a CDS encoding envelope stress response protein PspG: MELIFLLAFAAILILTGVTMASVFLAIFIGFVVMMIFGMLGLVIKWLPWLIGIALLVALVQKLTR; encoded by the coding sequence ATGGAATTGATTTTTTTATTGGCTTTTGCTGCGATTCTAATTTTGACCGGCGTCACAATGGCAAGCGTATTTTTAGCGATTTTTATCGGATTTGTCGTGATGATGATTTTCGGCATGTTAGGCTTAGTCATCAAGTGGTTACCTTGGCTAATCGGCATTGCATTGCTCGTCGCTTTGGTGCAAAAATTGACTCGATAG
- a CDS encoding assimilatory sulfite reductase (NADPH) flavoprotein subunit → MSSQNKISTNTSNANGGAALASPLNDQQLGLLQQTMSELSPQQMAWVSGYFWGLSQGQQSGAVAPAPAAAAKPAGKLTIIYASQTGNAKGVAESLEQQAASMGIAVSLYDASDYKGKNLAKETHVIIVASTNGEGEAPDNAIELHEFLQSKKAPKLPDLQYGVIGLGDSSYEFFCQTGKDFDAFLSKQGATAFIERIDCDVDYDESAAQWSESALAKVKDMLAQEPAAQVVSLPVGQASHGASQYNKQNPFTATLLTSQKITGRDSGKDVRHIEIDLEGSGLHYQPGDALGVWFENSDELAKEILANVQLSGAESIDVDGDSLSIHTALVKHYEITAANPQFITKLVELTGDDALAKLVEDKEALRQYAANTQIVDILKQVKPQLTPEQLVGLLRRLTPRLYSIASSQAEVDEEVHLTVGVVEYEHEGQHRLGGASSFLSRRLEEGDEVKVFIEHNNNFKLPEDDNTPVIMVGPGTGIAPFRSFVQERENRDAEGKNWLIFGDRTFTQDFLYQVEWQKYLKSGVLSRLDVAFSRDQAEKVYVQQRILEQAEHVWQWLQEGAYLYVCGDANRMAKDVHEAFISVAEQQGKLSREEAETYINDLRKAKRYQRDVY, encoded by the coding sequence ATGTCTTCTCAAAATAAAATCTCAACAAATACGAGCAATGCTAATGGGGGCGCTGCACTGGCGAGCCCATTAAACGATCAGCAGCTTGGCCTGCTGCAACAAACAATGAGTGAACTCTCTCCGCAACAAATGGCTTGGGTGAGTGGTTACTTCTGGGGGTTGAGCCAGGGCCAGCAGTCTGGTGCGGTCGCACCTGCGCCAGCCGCCGCGGCTAAACCCGCTGGTAAGCTGACCATCATTTACGCCTCTCAAACGGGGAACGCCAAAGGGGTGGCTGAATCTCTTGAGCAACAAGCCGCCTCAATGGGAATCGCAGTCTCTTTGTATGACGCAAGCGATTACAAAGGTAAAAACCTAGCGAAAGAGACGCATGTGATCATTGTTGCGTCAACCAATGGTGAGGGTGAAGCGCCAGATAACGCTATTGAATTGCATGAATTTCTTCAGTCAAAGAAAGCGCCTAAATTGCCTGATTTACAATACGGTGTCATCGGCCTTGGCGATTCAAGTTATGAGTTTTTCTGCCAAACGGGTAAAGACTTTGATGCTTTCTTAAGTAAGCAAGGCGCGACGGCCTTTATTGAGCGTATTGATTGTGATGTAGATTACGATGAGTCCGCGGCGCAATGGAGCGAATCTGCCCTAGCCAAAGTCAAAGACATGCTGGCTCAAGAGCCTGCGGCACAAGTGGTTTCTCTCCCTGTTGGCCAAGCGTCTCACGGCGCCTCGCAATACAATAAGCAAAACCCCTTTACCGCGACTCTATTGACCAGTCAAAAAATCACTGGTCGCGACTCTGGTAAAGATGTTCGTCACATTGAAATTGACCTTGAAGGTTCTGGCCTACATTACCAGCCTGGTGATGCATTAGGCGTTTGGTTTGAAAACAGTGATGAGCTGGCAAAAGAAATTCTAGCCAATGTTCAGCTCTCGGGCGCTGAAAGTATTGACGTCGATGGTGACAGTCTTTCTATTCATACCGCGCTAGTTAAACACTATGAAATTACCGCAGCGAATCCACAGTTTATTACTAAATTGGTAGAGCTGACCGGTGATGATGCGCTCGCTAAATTGGTTGAAGACAAAGAGGCGTTGCGTCAATACGCCGCCAATACTCAGATTGTCGACATTTTGAAACAAGTGAAGCCGCAATTAACACCAGAGCAATTGGTTGGTTTATTGCGACGTTTAACTCCGCGCTTGTATTCGATTGCTTCTAGCCAAGCGGAAGTGGATGAAGAAGTACACCTAACCGTCGGTGTGGTTGAATATGAACACGAAGGACAGCATCGTCTTGGCGGTGCGTCTAGCTTTTTAAGCCGTCGCCTTGAAGAGGGTGACGAAGTGAAAGTGTTTATTGAGCATAACAACAACTTCAAACTGCCTGAAGATGATAACACTCCGGTGATCATGGTGGGTCCTGGTACTGGGATTGCACCGTTTCGCAGTTTTGTTCAAGAGCGTGAAAATCGCGACGCAGAAGGCAAAAACTGGTTAATTTTTGGTGATCGTACCTTTACACAAGATTTCTTGTATCAAGTGGAATGGCAAAAGTATCTCAAATCAGGGGTTCTTTCTCGCTTAGACGTGGCATTTAGCCGTGACCAAGCAGAAAAGGTTTACGTGCAACAGCGCATTTTGGAGCAAGCCGAACACGTTTGGCAGTGGCTTCAAGAGGGGGCGTACTTGTATGTGTGTGGCGATGCCAACCGCATGGCGAA